The Corynebacterium sp. SCR221107 genome includes the window CTATCGGCCGCAAACAGGCGCGGGACCTACCGAAAACGGTCGATGCAACGTCGGCAAGCGAAGACTCACCGAGGCACCTCCCTCGTCGCGGGAAAACTCTCCGGCCAAATTATTCGCCACTTGATTACTGCAAAAGACAATCAATGCGACCTCATTGGCGGTGAAATCTTATTAATAAGCACTGGTCAACTGCAACTATCTTCAGTGCCGACCATCATTATCAACGCCAAGCGGCCAGCACGCTCGGAGCCAGCACCCTTATCCTGCCTTTATGCTGACAATACCTGAGGATTCGCGGTATCTTTTTATGTAGGTGTTTTTGGCCGTGCCCGAATTTATTGCCGTGGGTGCGGCTTCACCCTTTGATAATACTTTGGCAGTCACGTCGCGTGACACCTTCGAGATAAGGAAACTGAACATGAGCACTCCTTCCGCACCGAAGCCAGGCCCACGCCCAGGAGCAAAGCCCGGTCCTCGCCCAGGAGCCGCCGCTGCCGCGCGCCCCAGCGCCGTCGCCCAGCCGTCTAAGGCAACGAACCCATCTGCCTTCGGCCGCATCGCGGAAGACGGATCGGTCTTCCTCATCACCAAAGATGGTGAGCGAATGATCGGTTCTTGGCAGGCCGGAACCCCGGAGGAAGGACTTGCCCACTACGCGGCCCGCTTCGATGATCTCGTCACCGAGGTTGAACTTCTCGAAGCACGCGTGGAAAGCCACCCCGGCGACGCAGAGCACATCAAGTCAAAGGCTCAGGAACTGCTGGAGACCCTTCCCACCGCTACCGTCATCGGGGACATCGCCGCCGTTGAAAAGCGCCTCAGCGCCATCATCAGTGGCGCTGACGAAGCCGGCGAGCGGGCGAAGGAAGAAAAGCAGGCTCGCCGTGCTGAGGCGATTGCCAAGAAGGAGCAGCTCGCCGCGGAAGCGGAGGAGATCGCCGAAAAATCCACGGATTGGAAGGAAGCCGGCGACCGGATCCGCGAAATCCTCGACGAATGGAAGAAGATCCGCGGCATCGATCGCAAGACCGATGACGCCCTGTGGAAGCGCTACTCGCGTGCCCGTGACTCCTTCAATCGCCGTCGTGGCTCCCACTTTGCGGAGTTGGATCGCAGTCGCGCCGCGGCCCGAAGAGTAAAAGAAGAGATCGTCGCACGAGCCGAGGAACTCAAAGTTTCTACCGATTGGAACGAAACCGCTCGCGCTTTCCGCGACCTGATGAAGGAATGGAAGCAGGCCGGGCGCGCACCGCGTGACATTGATGACAAGTTGTGGGCCGCATTCAAGGGCGCTCAAGACTACTTCTTCAACGCACGTAATGAACTCAACGATCAGCGTGAGCGCGAATTCGAGGCCAACGCGGAGGCCAAGGACGCCCTCATCGCCGAATACGATTCTCAAATCGACCCGGCCCACGGGCTCGATGCCGCCCGCGCAAAGCTGCGTGAGCTCCAGGAAAAGTGGGAAGAGATCGGCTATGTTCCGCGTGAGCGTGTCCGCGAATTTGAGGAGAAGATCCACTCCATCGAGGCTCGGGTCGAAAACGCTGCCAATGCCCAGTGGCGCCGCACCGACCCGGAGGTCCAGGCTCGTGTTGCCCAATTCGTAGCCAAGGTCAAGGAGTTCGAAGCTCAGGCGGAGGCCATGGCGAAGAAGGGAAACACCAAGAAGGCTGAAGAGCTGCGTGCACAGGCAGCTCAGTGGCAAGAGTGGGCAGACGCCGCCGAGAAGGCAGCAGACAACCTCTGATTCCACTAGGCGACAAAAACGCTCCGTCCTTTCAGGCGGAGCGTTTTTGTATAGTTTTAGGCGCGTGTGAAACTACTGTTGAGGCTTATGCGCATCCTGACCAGCGGTGCGCTTGCGCTTGCCTGCGGCTTGCTGGCGCCGGTTATCGATGAGCAGCGGATTGGTCTCATTCGTATTCGCTCCCCTGCTGGTAAGCCTTTCACGCTGCACGAGGGCGACCTCGTCCAGGTTGACGTGTGCAGCGCGCTGCGCTGCCCATTCCCTTTGCTCATCGGATCGAGCAAACACAGTGCAGCTCAATGCGTAAACTTGGACAATCACAGCTGCTACCTCGATGTAGAACCCATAGGAAACGCCCGCGGCTCCGTCTACTTCCGCGCTCTGCATGCGCATCCAAAGCCCCAGAAGACTCGTCAGCAATGCCATGCCTGTGAGTGCAAATCCAAAGTTGGCAAACACAGTCCGCTTTGTCAGAAGCAGAAGTCCGTTGAGCAACACCACAGATATGCTGCCTAGAAAAACGAAGACATACTCGGCAATTTTGATTCCGGCTTCGTGACTGGCTGGGGTAAAGAAAAGCACATCGTAGCCCTTGATGCTTCCTGCATGCGGCAAGAACAAGGAAAGGACAAAGACAACAAAAGTGCCCATCAGGTAAAAGCGATAATGCCCAAGTTCAATGCGAGCCGCGGCCGTCTTTTCCTTCTTTGCTAGCTCATCGGGACTATTCATCGATTGAGTATCGGCTGCGTCGGCCACGCCACGCCCCTTTTTTTCACTGGCTTCAGCCACGTTCGAAAACCACTTTCGCTTTGGAGTCTCCCACCGCTTAGCGAAGCGTGTCGCGCCCGCGGTGTCTTTCTTCAACCCTAACAACCGCAGGCGTCGTTGGCAGGCTTGGCCGTCGGTGCACCGATTCTTGGAAGTCCGAGCCCAACCCCAACCGGGGCGGTCGTAGGAACCTTTCCGATCTCGGAGTTATCCCCCGCCTTGGTGCGTCGGTGGGAAAGCACTCCCTCGTCGGCAAGCAAGAAATGCGGAGCTGCACCCGTAATCGTCACGGTCACCACATCGCCGGGGCGAATCGAATCATCGATCAAGCCTTCCGGCGCGAAGTGGACGAGGCGACCATCGCGCGCGCGACCGGTCATGCGATGGGTCTCGCCGTTCTTGCGCCCACCGTCAGCCTGAACCAAAAGCTCTGCTTGAGTACCGATGAGCTTTTGATTTTCCTCGAGGCTGATTCGCTCCTGCAGCGCCAAGAGACGCTCATAACGCTCTTGCACCACTTCCTTCGGGATCTGGTTCTCATAT containing:
- a CDS encoding DUF349 domain-containing protein, with translation MSTPSAPKPGPRPGAKPGPRPGAAAAARPSAVAQPSKATNPSAFGRIAEDGSVFLITKDGERMIGSWQAGTPEEGLAHYAARFDDLVTEVELLEARVESHPGDAEHIKSKAQELLETLPTATVIGDIAAVEKRLSAIISGADEAGERAKEEKQARRAEAIAKKEQLAAEAEEIAEKSTDWKEAGDRIREILDEWKKIRGIDRKTDDALWKRYSRARDSFNRRRGSHFAELDRSRAAARRVKEEIVARAEELKVSTDWNETARAFRDLMKEWKQAGRAPRDIDDKLWAAFKGAQDYFFNARNELNDQREREFEANAEAKDALIAEYDSQIDPAHGLDAARAKLRELQEKWEEIGYVPRERVREFEEKIHSIEARVENAANAQWRRTDPEVQARVAQFVAKVKEFEAQAEAMAKKGNTKKAEELRAQAAQWQEWADAAEKAADNL
- a CDS encoding Rv2732c family membrane protein — encoded protein: MAEASEKKGRGVADAADTQSMNSPDELAKKEKTAAARIELGHYRFYLMGTFVVFVLSLFLPHAGSIKGYDVLFFTPASHEAGIKIAEYVFVFLGSISVVLLNGLLLLTKRTVFANFGFALTGMALLTSLLGLWMRMQSAEVDGAAGVSYGFYIEVAAVIVQVYALSCTVFARSDEQREWAAQRAAHVNLDEVALVQRERLTSRGANTNETNPLLIDNRRQQAAGKRKRTAGQDAHKPQQ